The Streptococcus sp. S5 genome contains a region encoding:
- a CDS encoding N-acetylmuramoyl-L-alanine amidase family protein — protein MKKTTKFLLGGVLGILLLIPVSQAKADWHQDNVGWWYSLNNGSYYKNTEAKINGKWYKFDDRGYMMTGWQLIWERNDSRWGIIKNWSYFDPVNGDQKIGWQNIDGKWYYLTRDGALMGKQYIDGKHYYFDPVNADMKTGWISKQENSDTNWYYYDPVSGALVKGWQNIDGKWYYFQHSALKGSQNLDGKNYYFDPVNCDMQTGWVTREKASATRKYYYDLESGEQLSGWQDIDGKRYYFGEYGASSGRIYIEGKQYYFDSDTCELKIGWLELGKYKYYADPNDGGAFASNKTLIIDGVSYTFDYGGTLINNVP, from the coding sequence TTGCTAGGTGGAGTATTAGGAATATTGCTTTTAATTCCAGTATCTCAAGCTAAGGCTGATTGGCATCAAGATAATGTTGGTTGGTGGTATTCACTAAATAATGGTTCTTATTATAAAAACACTGAAGCTAAAATAAACGGGAAGTGGTATAAATTTGATGACAGAGGTTATATGATGACCGGCTGGCAGCTAATATGGGAGCGTAATGATAGTAGGTGGGGGATAATAAAAAACTGGTCTTATTTTGATCCAGTAAATGGTGATCAAAAGATTGGCTGGCAAAATATAGATGGAAAGTGGTATTACCTTACTAGAGATGGGGCACTTATGGGTAAACAATATATAGATGGAAAACATTATTATTTTGACCCAGTTAATGCTGATATGAAAACTGGTTGGATTTCCAAACAAGAGAATTCAGATACAAATTGGTATTATTATGACCCCGTAAGTGGAGCATTAGTAAAGGGTTGGCAAAATATAGACGGTAAATGGTATTACTTTCAACATAGTGCGTTAAAAGGTTCCCAGAATTTAGATGGAAAAAATTATTATTTCGACCCGGTTAACTGCGATATGCAAACGGGTTGGGTAACCAGAGAAAAGGCCTCTGCTACAAGAAAATATTATTACGACCTAGAAAGTGGGGAACAGCTATCAGGTTGGCAAGACATAGATGGGAAAAGGTATTACTTTGGTGAGTATGGGGCATCCAGTGGTCGTATATATATAGAAGGAAAACAATATTATTTTGATTCAGATACTTGTGAATTGAAAATAGGATGGTTAGAGTTAGGTAAATATAAATATTATGCAGATCCAAATGATGGTGGTGCATTTGCATCAAATAAAACTTTAATAATAGACGGTGTTTCATACACATTCGATTATGGAGGTACTCTTATTAACAATGTACCTTAA
- a CDS encoding cell wall-binding protein → MKKATKFLLGIVLGILLLTPVSQVKADWHRDNVGWWYQTYYGSYYKDTEAQINGKWYKFDERGYMMTGWYLREGRYVNGDIYKNWSYFDPVNGDKKLGWQNIDGKWYYLTTDGARMGEQNLDGKLYYFDPVNGDMKTGWISNPGYTGTEWNYYDPVSGEKATGWRNIDGKWYYFLHHALKGFQKIGDKSYYFDPVNSDMKTGWISKQGQRGLEWYYYDPESGAQVSGWQTIDGKTYCFDEFGKAFAGQVTFQDGKTYYFDPANCDLKTGWLELNGRKYYADPNDGGAFASNKTLVIDGVSYTFGIDGSVINNEP, encoded by the coding sequence ATGAAAAAAGCAACTAAGTTTTTGCTAGGTATTGTATTAGGTATATTACTTTTAACTCCAGTATCTCAAGTAAAGGCTGATTGGCATCGAGATAATGTTGGTTGGTGGTATCAAACATATTATGGTTCCTATTATAAAGATACAGAAGCTCAGATTAACGGGAAGTGGTATAAATTTGATGAAAGAGGTTATATGATGACCGGCTGGTATCTACGTGAGGGTAGGTATGTTAATGGGGATATATACAAAAACTGGTCTTATTTTGATCCAGTGAATGGGGATAAAAAACTTGGATGGCAAAACATAGATGGGAAATGGTATTACCTTACGACAGATGGGGCACGTATGGGTGAACAAAATTTAGATGGAAAACTTTATTATTTTGATCCAGTTAATGGTGATATGAAAACTGGTTGGATATCTAATCCAGGATATACTGGTACGGAATGGAATTATTACGACCCTGTAAGTGGAGAAAAAGCTACCGGTTGGAGAAATATAGATGGGAAATGGTATTACTTTCTCCATCATGCGTTAAAAGGTTTCCAAAAGATAGGTGATAAAAGTTATTATTTCGATCCAGTTAATTCCGATATGAAAACGGGCTGGATATCTAAACAAGGACAGCGTGGTCTAGAGTGGTATTATTACGACCCAGAAAGTGGAGCACAAGTGTCAGGTTGGCAAACTATAGATGGGAAAACGTATTGCTTTGACGAATTTGGTAAGGCATTTGCTGGTCAGGTTACGTTTCAAGATGGAAAAACTTATTATTTTGACCCAGCTAATTGTGATTTAAAGACGGGGTGGCTAGAATTAAATGGAAGAAAATATTATGCGGATCCTAACGATGGTGGTGCATTTGCATCAAATAAAACGTTAGTTATTGATGGTGTTTCTTATACATTTGGTATTGATGGTTCTGTTATCAATAATGAGCCTTAA
- the birA gene encoding bifunctional biotin--[acetyl-CoA-carboxylase] ligase/biotin operon repressor BirA, with protein MKTHEILFQTLSQADDYVNGEQLAKELGVSRTSIWKAIQRLEKDGVVIESLKKKGYKLVSGDILLPEVIAKNTQLTVSLNEDCSSTQLDAKLGIESHQEGKALYLANSQAAGKGRFGRDYYCPDQGGIYMSLHLKPQLPPAELPPYTLMVAGAIYKAIKNLTLIDIDIKWVNDIYYRHKKIGGILTEAITSIETGLVTDVIIGVGLNLAIPTFPEALESKAGSLFEGPCPITRNDLISEIWKEFFQTDVDELVYLYKERSLVLGRTVTFEQNQQTYQGLAKDISDTGQLLVQLDNQEEIWLNSGEISLTKW; from the coding sequence ATGAAAACACATGAAATCCTCTTTCAAACCCTTTCTCAGGCAGATGATTATGTCAACGGGGAGCAACTGGCAAAAGAACTAGGTGTTTCTCGCACCTCTATCTGGAAGGCCATCCAACGTCTAGAAAAAGATGGAGTCGTCATCGAATCCCTCAAAAAGAAGGGCTACAAGCTGGTCTCAGGCGATATTCTGCTTCCTGAAGTGATCGCAAAAAATACCCAATTGACCGTGTCCTTGAATGAAGACTGTAGTTCCACCCAATTGGATGCCAAATTAGGCATAGAAAGCCATCAAGAAGGCAAGGCGCTCTACCTGGCCAATTCGCAGGCCGCTGGAAAGGGCCGCTTTGGTCGTGACTACTACTGCCCCGATCAGGGCGGTATCTACATGTCCCTTCATCTCAAGCCTCAACTGCCACCTGCGGAGCTCCCCCCATATACCCTCATGGTCGCTGGGGCTATCTACAAGGCTATTAAAAACCTGACCCTGATCGATATCGATATCAAGTGGGTCAATGATATTTACTACCGCCATAAAAAAATTGGGGGAATCCTCACCGAAGCTATCACGTCCATCGAGACTGGTCTCGTCACGGATGTTATTATCGGAGTCGGTCTCAATTTAGCTATCCCTACTTTTCCAGAAGCGCTAGAAAGCAAGGCGGGGTCTTTATTTGAAGGACCTTGTCCCATCACCCGCAATGACCTCATCAGTGAGATCTGGAAGGAATTCTTCCAAACGGATGTCGATGAACTGGTCTACCTCTATAAAGAGCGCTCCCTGGTCCTAGGACGAACCGTTACTTTTGAGCAGAACCAACAGACCTATCAGGGCCTCGCCAAAGATATCTCTGATACCGGCCAACTCTTGGTCCAATTAGACAATCAAGAAGAAATCTGGCTCAATAGCGGAGAAATCTCCTTGACGAAATGGTGA
- a CDS encoding LacI family DNA-binding transcriptional regulator, with amino-acid sequence MATIKDIAEKAGVSQATVSRVLNQDATLSVSEDTRSRILRIAEDLHYQKKSRKTAPQPVEDSHKIVIFEWYTREEELDDLYYYAIRMGLEKQAQELGYEIFRIFNKDDWSFIQEADGIIALGKFSPKTIRDLESYGKPLIFVDSNTLYLGHSCVTTDLEDSVITALEYFLDHGHKEIGLLVGQEETADATPLQMDPRQRTFQQFLTEKGLYEERFVSVGQFSTESGYQMMEQLIQALGDNLPTAFFMASDALAVGALRSLQEHQIAVPDRVSLISFNDTSIAKYVFPALSTVTVYTEEMGKQAIQMLRQTFQGSQSSVPYMVKLATKLTIRDSSR; translated from the coding sequence ATGGCAACGATTAAAGACATTGCGGAAAAAGCAGGCGTTTCTCAGGCAACGGTCTCTCGTGTTCTCAACCAGGATGCGACCTTATCGGTCAGTGAAGACACGCGCAGTCGGATTCTTCGCATCGCTGAGGACCTGCATTACCAAAAGAAAAGCCGCAAAACAGCGCCTCAACCAGTCGAAGACTCTCATAAAATCGTCATCTTTGAATGGTACACGCGTGAAGAAGAATTAGATGACCTCTACTACTATGCCATTCGGATGGGGTTAGAAAAACAAGCCCAGGAATTAGGCTATGAGATCTTTCGTATCTTCAACAAGGACGATTGGTCCTTTATTCAAGAGGCAGACGGTATCATCGCTCTTGGGAAATTCAGTCCCAAGACCATTCGAGATCTAGAAAGTTACGGCAAACCCCTGATTTTTGTCGATAGCAATACCCTCTATTTAGGGCATTCCTGTGTGACGACCGATCTAGAAGATTCTGTTATCACGGCTCTCGAGTATTTCCTTGATCATGGCCACAAGGAGATCGGGCTTTTGGTTGGTCAGGAAGAAACCGCCGATGCGACACCACTACAGATGGATCCCCGTCAACGGACCTTTCAACAGTTTCTCACGGAAAAAGGACTTTATGAGGAGCGCTTTGTTTCTGTTGGTCAATTCTCGACCGAGTCGGGTTATCAGATGATGGAGCAACTGATTCAAGCATTGGGCGACAACTTGCCAACTGCCTTTTTTATGGCTAGTGATGCCTTGGCTGTCGGAGCCCTTCGCTCTCTTCAGGAGCACCAAATCGCAGTTCCTGATCGCGTCAGTCTCATTTCCTTCAATGATACATCGATTGCTAAGTATGTCTTTCCTGCTCTCTCTACAGTGACCGTCTACACAGAAGAAATGGGCAAGCAAGCCATCCAGATGTTGCGACAAACCTTTCAAGGGAGTCAATCAAGTGTTCCCTATATGGTCAAATTAGCCACCAAACTGACGATTCGTGACAGCAGTCGCTAG
- a CDS encoding AraC family transcriptional regulator encodes MSVFSEYQTDTIDLALDFYGYEDCPKNYEFGPSVRDNFVLHFVTKGKGVFHFEKKEIHLEAGDLFLLPKNKVTYYQADSEEPWSYYWIGISGTKVSDFMRFSTLQEKGFLKKTEVDTERIGLFMEQLIHKAEASKMTSHYQLHLLSQIYELLFLISEVAPDIHRSHPSPTYQLYLTCKHVIETHYNKEHLSIQEIADDLNVHRSYLTTVFKEFHQISPKEFLHSVRMQRAQQLLTNTDESVKIVAYSVGFSDPLYFSKAFKAYSQLTPSQYRSKHKI; translated from the coding sequence ATGTCAGTCTTTTCTGAATACCAAACCGATACCATTGACCTAGCCCTTGATTTTTATGGCTACGAAGATTGTCCGAAGAATTATGAATTTGGTCCTAGCGTCCGAGATAATTTTGTCCTGCATTTTGTTACCAAGGGAAAGGGAGTCTTTCACTTTGAAAAAAAAGAAATCCACCTAGAGGCCGGGGATCTCTTTCTTCTTCCAAAAAATAAGGTGACCTACTACCAGGCAGACTCAGAAGAACCTTGGTCCTACTACTGGATTGGCATCAGTGGCACCAAGGTAAGTGATTTCATGCGCTTTTCAACCCTACAAGAAAAAGGCTTTTTAAAGAAAACAGAGGTGGACACAGAGCGGATTGGCCTGTTCATGGAGCAACTCATCCACAAGGCAGAGGCTTCAAAAATGACCTCGCACTACCAACTCCACCTTCTCTCTCAGATCTATGAACTGCTATTTCTTATCAGTGAAGTGGCTCCCGATATCCATCGAAGCCATCCATCTCCCACCTATCAGCTCTATCTGACCTGCAAGCATGTGATTGAGACGCATTACAATAAAGAGCATCTAAGTATTCAAGAGATCGCTGATGACCTCAATGTCCATCGGTCTTACCTGACAACTGTTTTTAAGGAGTTTCACCAGATCTCTCCCAAAGAATTCCTGCACTCGGTCCGCATGCAACGTGCCCAGCAGTTACTGACCAACACAGACGAAAGCGTCAAGATTGTAGCTTACTCGGTTGGCTTTTCAGATCCCCTCTATTTTTCAAAGGCCTTTAAGGCCTATAGCCAACTGACTCCTAGCCAATATCGTAGCAAACATAAAATTTAG
- a CDS encoding alpha-galactosidase: MAIRIEQNLFYVESKGLSLILENRDGYLMLKHLGRPIPSYHFSNTVHEKDHAFAGNPTPDNRTFSLDTQRQVLGQHGLGDFRKPSIKIQHGVTEVTDFLYVGANIYSGSVEATGLPNPHSVDQAETLVLVFEDDQAALRLTLYYTAYEDRATITSFLKIENWSDETVVIHKALNVLADVPAGDYDIITLQGAYAREKTVRRQQVEQGIFSISSNRGASGHAQTPALILAEHEVTEDAGSALAFQLLYSGNFEGFVQKNQLNEVRVGLGINPENFSWELAPNQSFDTPVAMISYSHEGLTGLSQESQAFVQDHIIPSQFAHKERPILINNWEATYFDFKKEKLLELADEAQKVGIELFVLDDGWFGNRYDDNRALGDWTVNEEKLGGSLAELIQGIHDKGLQFGLWVEPEMISVDSDLYRAHPDWAIQVPGYEHTYSRNQLVLDFSNKEVVSYIKQVLDDLLGNHEIDYIKWDMNRNITKLGNGKTYLETKMQSHAYILGLYEVVSYLTEKYDNILFESCSGGGGRNDLGMMRYFPQVWASDNTDAIARLPIQYGSSYLYPTISMGAHVSAVPNHQMGRMTPLETRGHVAMMGNLGYELDLTSLPQEELDRIAAQVAHYKTIRPLVQFGKHYRLINPSHGSNQAAVQFTYQGRTVVTYVRVLSTVEEIEPTLKLKGLEEDALYRLEGTDQVYSGAELMYAGLTVVLPQGDFLSKQYVFVKK; the protein is encoded by the coding sequence ATGGCAATTCGTATTGAACAGAATTTGTTCTATGTAGAAAGTAAGGGACTGAGCCTGATCCTTGAAAATCGAGATGGCTACCTGATGCTTAAGCATCTGGGACGTCCGATTCCGTCTTATCATTTTTCCAATACCGTGCATGAGAAGGACCATGCTTTCGCTGGAAATCCAACACCTGACAATCGAACTTTTAGTCTAGATACCCAGCGACAGGTCTTGGGACAGCACGGACTAGGAGATTTTCGAAAGCCGTCGATCAAGATCCAGCACGGCGTTACAGAGGTGACGGATTTCCTCTATGTCGGAGCCAATATCTACTCTGGCAGTGTTGAGGCGACCGGTCTTCCGAACCCTCATTCAGTAGATCAGGCCGAAACCTTGGTCTTGGTCTTTGAAGATGATCAAGCGGCCCTGCGTTTGACCCTCTATTACACAGCCTACGAAGATCGGGCAACCATCACCAGCTTTTTAAAGATTGAAAACTGGAGTGATGAAACCGTCGTGATCCACAAGGCCCTCAATGTGTTGGCCGATGTCCCAGCAGGTGACTATGATATCATCACCCTTCAAGGGGCCTATGCGAGAGAAAAAACAGTCCGCCGCCAGCAAGTAGAGCAAGGAATCTTCTCCATCAGCTCCAACCGTGGTGCTTCTGGACACGCGCAGACCCCAGCCCTGATTCTTGCTGAGCATGAAGTGACGGAAGATGCCGGTTCTGCCCTTGCCTTCCAACTGCTCTACAGTGGAAATTTTGAAGGATTTGTTCAAAAGAATCAACTCAATGAAGTTCGGGTTGGATTGGGAATCAATCCAGAAAACTTTTCCTGGGAGTTAGCGCCTAATCAGAGCTTTGATACTCCAGTAGCCATGATCAGCTACTCACATGAGGGATTGACCGGTCTCAGTCAAGAGAGCCAAGCATTTGTCCAAGACCATATCATTCCTAGCCAGTTTGCCCATAAAGAACGTCCAATTCTTATCAACAACTGGGAAGCAACCTACTTTGATTTCAAGAAAGAAAAATTATTGGAGCTGGCAGATGAGGCTCAAAAAGTGGGAATCGAGCTTTTCGTTCTGGATGATGGCTGGTTTGGCAATCGCTATGATGACAATCGGGCCCTTGGTGACTGGACTGTCAATGAAGAAAAATTAGGAGGAAGTCTAGCAGAATTGATCCAGGGCATCCACGACAAGGGGCTTCAATTTGGCCTTTGGGTGGAGCCAGAAATGATATCTGTTGATAGTGACCTCTATCGGGCTCATCCGGACTGGGCTATTCAAGTCCCAGGTTACGAACACACCTATTCACGGAATCAACTGGTGCTCGATTTCTCCAATAAAGAAGTGGTTTCTTATATCAAGCAGGTCTTGGATGACTTACTTGGAAACCATGAGATCGACTACATCAAATGGGATATGAACCGCAATATCACCAAACTTGGAAATGGGAAAACCTACCTTGAAACCAAGATGCAATCCCATGCTTATATCTTGGGTCTCTATGAAGTGGTTTCATACTTAACAGAGAAGTACGACAACATCCTCTTTGAGTCCTGCTCCGGAGGTGGTGGCCGCAATGACCTAGGTATGATGCGTTACTTCCCTCAGGTCTGGGCGAGTGACAATACGGATGCCATTGCCAGACTTCCGATCCAGTACGGTTCTAGCTACCTCTATCCTACCATTTCTATGGGGGCTCACGTATCAGCGGTGCCAAATCACCAGATGGGACGGATGACACCACTTGAAACACGTGGTCATGTAGCAATGATGGGAAATCTAGGCTATGAATTAGATCTAACCAGTCTTCCGCAAGAAGAGTTGGATCGGATCGCAGCTCAAGTCGCTCATTACAAAACGATTCGACCACTTGTTCAATTCGGAAAACACTACCGCTTGATCAATCCAAGCCATGGTAGCAATCAAGCAGCCGTCCAGTTCACTTATCAAGGCCGCACGGTTGTAACCTATGTACGGGTCTTATCAACGGTTGAGGAGATCGAGCCGACCCTGAAACTCAAAGGGTTGGAAGAAGATGCGCTCTATCGCTTAGAAGGGACGGATCAAGTCTATTCAGGAGCCGAGCTCATGTATGCTGGCTTAACCGTCGTTCTTCCTCAGGGAGATTTCCTCAGCAAACAATATGTTTTTGTCAAAAAATAA
- a CDS encoding extracellular solute-binding protein, which yields MKWYKKIGLLATTGLALFGLGACSNDGKSADGTVTIEYFNQKKEMTKTLEEIARDFEKENPKVKVKVVNVPNGGEVLKTRVLAGDVPDVVNIYPQSIELQEWAKAGVFEDLSNKDYLKRVKNGYAEKYAVNGKVYNVPFTANAYGIYYNKDKFEELGLKVPETWDEFEQLVKDIVAKGQTPFGIAGADAWTLNGYNQLAFATAAGGGKEANQYLRYSQPNSIKLSDPIMKDDIKVMDILRIKGSKQKNWEGAGYTDVIGAFARGDVLMTPNGSWAITAINEQKPKFKIGTFMIPGKEKGQSLTVGAGDLAWSISATTKHPKEANAFVEYMTRPEVMQKYYDVDGSPTAIEGVKQAGEDSPLAGMTKYAFTDRHLVWLQQYWTSEADFHTLTMNYVLTGDKQGMVNDLNAFFNPMKADVD from the coding sequence ATGAAATGGTATAAAAAAATCGGACTTCTTGCGACAACAGGCCTAGCCTTGTTTGGGCTCGGTGCTTGCTCCAACGATGGAAAATCTGCAGATGGCACAGTGACCATCGAGTATTTCAACCAGAAAAAAGAAATGACCAAAACCTTGGAAGAAATCGCGCGTGATTTTGAAAAGGAAAACCCAAAGGTCAAGGTCAAAGTTGTCAATGTACCAAATGGTGGTGAAGTATTGAAAACACGTGTTCTCGCAGGGGATGTGCCAGATGTAGTCAATATTTACCCACAGTCGATCGAATTGCAAGAATGGGCGAAAGCGGGTGTCTTCGAAGATTTAAGCAATAAAGATTATCTCAAACGCGTGAAAAACGGCTACGCTGAAAAATATGCCGTGAACGGAAAAGTCTACAACGTTCCTTTCACAGCCAATGCTTACGGAATCTACTACAACAAAGATAAATTCGAAGAATTGGGCTTGAAGGTTCCTGAAACTTGGGATGAGTTCGAACAGTTAGTAAAAGACATCGTTGCCAAAGGACAAACACCATTTGGAATTGCAGGTGCAGATGCTTGGACGCTCAATGGGTATAATCAATTGGCCTTTGCGACAGCAGCAGGTGGGGGTAAAGAAGCCAATCAATACCTTCGTTATTCACAGCCAAATTCCATTAAATTGTCTGATCCGATTATGAAGGATGACATCAAGGTCATGGATATTCTTCGCATTAAAGGTTCGAAGCAAAAGAACTGGGAAGGGGCAGGTTATACAGACGTTATCGGAGCCTTCGCGCGTGGAGATGTCCTCATGACACCAAATGGGTCTTGGGCTATAACAGCGATCAATGAACAAAAACCGAAATTTAAGATTGGGACCTTCATGATTCCAGGGAAAGAAAAAGGACAAAGCTTAACCGTTGGTGCGGGAGACTTAGCATGGTCTATCTCCGCTACTACCAAACATCCAAAAGAAGCCAATGCCTTTGTGGAATACATGACCCGTCCAGAAGTCATGCAAAAGTACTATGATGTGGACGGATCTCCAACAGCGATCGAAGGGGTCAAACAAGCAGGAGAGGATTCACCGCTTGCTGGGATGACCAAATATGCCTTTACGGATCGTCACTTGGTGTGGTTGCAACAATACTGGACCAGTGAAGCAGACTTCCATACCTTGACGATGAACTATGTCTTGACAGGTGATAAACAAGGAATGGTCAATGATTTGAATGCCTTCTTTAACCCGATGAAAGCGGATGTGGATTAG
- a CDS encoding carbohydrate ABC transporter permease → MKKVLQKYWAWAFVVIPLLLQAIFFYVPMFQGAFYSFTNWTGLTYNYKFVGLNNFKLLFMDPKFMNAIGFTAIITIAMVVGEIALGIFIARVLNSKIKGQTFFRAWFFFPAVLSGLTVALIFKQVFNYGLPAIGNALHIEFLQTSLLGTKWGAIFAAVFVLLWQGVAMPIIIFLAGLQSIPSEITEAARIDGATSKQVFWNVELPYLLPSVSMVFILALKGGLTAFDQVFAMTGGGPNNATTSLGLLVYNYAFKNNQFGYANAIAVILFFLIVVISIIQLRVSKKFEI, encoded by the coding sequence ATGAAAAAAGTATTACAAAAATATTGGGCATGGGCTTTTGTGGTCATTCCCCTCTTATTACAAGCAATTTTCTTCTATGTGCCAATGTTCCAAGGAGCCTTTTACAGTTTTACCAACTGGACAGGTTTGACCTATAACTACAAGTTTGTTGGCTTGAACAACTTTAAGCTCCTCTTTATGGATCCAAAATTCATGAATGCTATTGGCTTTACTGCGATCATCACGATTGCTATGGTAGTTGGTGAGATTGCCCTTGGGATCTTCATTGCGCGTGTCTTGAACTCTAAAATCAAAGGCCAAACCTTCTTCCGTGCTTGGTTCTTCTTCCCAGCAGTTTTGTCTGGTTTGACAGTGGCTCTGATTTTCAAACAAGTCTTCAACTACGGTCTTCCAGCAATTGGGAATGCCCTTCATATCGAGTTTCTTCAAACCAGTCTTTTAGGGACTAAGTGGGGAGCGATCTTCGCGGCTGTCTTTGTCCTTCTTTGGCAAGGAGTAGCTATGCCCATCATTATCTTCCTAGCTGGTCTGCAATCTATCCCATCTGAAATTACAGAAGCAGCAAGAATCGATGGTGCGACGAGCAAGCAAGTCTTCTGGAATGTTGAATTGCCTTACTTACTACCAAGTGTCTCTATGGTCTTTATCCTAGCCCTAAAAGGTGGGCTTACCGCCTTTGACCAAGTCTTTGCCATGACTGGTGGTGGTCCAAACAATGCCACAACCTCACTTGGACTCTTGGTTTATAACTATGCCTTTAAAAATAACCAATTCGGTTATGCCAATGCCATTGCCGTAATCTTGTTCTTCTTGATTGTAGTGATTTCGATCATCCAATTGAGAGTATCTAAGAAATTTGAAATTTAA
- a CDS encoding carbohydrate ABC transporter permease, with translation MKQDERKALIGKYILLILGSVLILVPLLATLFSSFKPTKDIVDNFFGFPTNFTWDNFSRLLADGIGGYYWNSVVITVLSLLAVMIFIPMAAYSIARNMSKRKAFTIMYTLLILGIFVPFQVIMIPITVMMSKLGLANTFGLILLYLTYAIPQTLFLYVGYIKISIPESLDEAAEIDGANKFTTYFRIIFPMMKPMHATTMIINALWFWNDFMLPLLVLNRDSKMWTLPLFQYNYAGQYFNDYGPSFASYVVGIISITIVYLFFQRHIIAGMSNGAVK, from the coding sequence ATGAAACAAGATGAAAGAAAAGCCTTGATTGGCAAATACATTCTATTGATTCTAGGATCGGTTCTGATTTTAGTGCCGCTCCTTGCCACCCTCTTTAGTTCCTTCAAACCCACCAAAGATATTGTAGATAATTTCTTTGGATTCCCGACGAACTTCACATGGGACAACTTTAGTCGACTCTTGGCTGATGGAATCGGAGGCTATTATTGGAACTCTGTCGTCATCACTGTCTTGTCTTTACTTGCAGTAATGATCTTTATCCCCATGGCAGCCTACTCCATCGCACGTAATATGAGTAAGAGAAAAGCCTTTACCATCATGTACACCCTCTTGATCCTTGGGATTTTCGTACCTTTCCAAGTCATCATGATTCCGATTACGGTTATGATGAGTAAACTCGGTTTGGCTAACACCTTTGGTTTGATCTTGCTCTACTTGACCTATGCGATTCCACAGACCCTCTTCCTCTATGTCGGCTATATCAAAATCTCGATTCCAGAAAGTTTGGATGAAGCAGCAGAAATCGATGGGGCTAATAAATTCACAACCTATTTCCGTATCATCTTCCCAATGATGAAACCGATGCATGCGACAACCATGATCATCAATGCCCTTTGGTTCTGGAATGACTTCATGTTGCCACTCCTTGTCTTGAACCGCGATTCCAAAATGTGGACCCTGCCTTTGTTCCAATACAACTATGCAGGCCAATATTTCAACGACTACGGACCAAGCTTTGCCTCTTACGTGGTCGGCATTATCAGTATCACCATTGTCTATCTCTTCTTCCAACGCCATATCATCGCAGGAATGAGCAACGGCGCAGTGAAATAA